A window of Raineyella sp. W15-4 contains these coding sequences:
- the rpe gene encoding ribulose-phosphate 3-epimerase → MGIQITPSILAADFANLDRDIAAVPSADAIHVDVMDNHFVPNLTIGLPVVEAIRRRTTHELDIHLMITDPDRWAPEYVEAGAESVSFHVEAAAAPVRLARELRALDAKAALAVKPATPIEPYEDLLGEFDKILIMTVEPGFGGQAFLDIVMPKVRRTRELIAGTGRQIALQVDGGISERTIDQAIAAGADVFVAGSAVYGADDPDAMVRALRDHGDAEIHRNHAH, encoded by the coding sequence GTGGGAATCCAGATCACGCCGAGCATCCTCGCCGCCGACTTCGCCAATCTCGACCGCGACATTGCAGCAGTGCCCAGCGCCGATGCGATCCACGTGGACGTGATGGACAACCACTTCGTGCCCAACCTCACCATCGGCCTGCCCGTCGTCGAGGCGATCCGCCGGCGGACCACCCACGAGCTCGACATCCACCTGATGATCACCGATCCCGACCGCTGGGCGCCCGAGTACGTCGAGGCGGGTGCGGAGTCGGTGAGCTTCCACGTCGAGGCGGCCGCCGCGCCGGTGCGGCTGGCCCGGGAGCTCCGCGCCCTCGACGCGAAGGCTGCCCTCGCGGTCAAGCCCGCCACCCCGATCGAACCGTACGAGGACCTGCTCGGCGAGTTCGACAAGATCCTGATCATGACCGTCGAACCCGGCTTCGGCGGCCAGGCCTTCCTGGACATCGTGATGCCGAAGGTCCGCCGGACCCGCGAACTGATCGCCGGCACCGGCCGCCAGATCGCCCTACAGGTCGACGGCGGCATCTCCGAGCGGACCATCGACCAGGCGATCGCCGCCGGCGCCGACGTGTTCGTCGCCGGGTCGGCCGTCTACGGTGCAGACGACCCGGACGCGATGGTGCGAGCACTGCGTGACCACGGCGACGCCGAGATCCACCGCAACCACGCCCACTGA
- a CDS encoding RsmB/NOP family class I SAM-dependent RNA methyltransferase encodes MSRRSPRSGPRRPVDQARRAAFDALRAVHAGGAYANLALTDILDRRHLDERDAALATELVAGTSRLQGTYDAILEAAAGRPLSSLQPAVVDVLRLGTHQVLSMRIPTRAAVDSAVDLAGTAIGERVTGLVNAVLRKVAADSLDEWVDRLSAGTTGVAHLAVRTHHPLWIAETYADLLGEEAAVALEADNLAPRPTLVVRPGLAERAELVAAGAVATRWSPYGAVADGNPADFAAVREGRAGVQDEGSQLVALALSRVEAPAGPWLDMCAGPGGKAALLTGIARSRGEDVLAAELAEHRAGLVAQALRGYRPAGRVICADGTRPAWPARSFARVMLDAPCTGLGALRRRPESRWRHRPEDLDDLVPLQAQLLVSAIRSTLPGGVVAYVTCSPHASETEDVVQTVVEELGDDGIGTEVLDAPSFLPEVPDCARPDPWGGDRFVQLWPHRHGTDAMFLALLRVG; translated from the coding sequence GTGAGCCGGCGTTCCCCCCGCTCGGGTCCGCGCCGGCCGGTCGATCAGGCCCGCCGGGCCGCTTTCGACGCGCTGCGGGCGGTGCATGCCGGTGGGGCGTACGCGAACCTGGCACTGACCGACATCCTCGACCGACGCCACCTCGACGAGCGGGACGCCGCCCTGGCCACCGAACTGGTCGCCGGCACCAGCCGACTCCAGGGCACGTACGACGCGATCCTCGAGGCCGCGGCCGGCCGGCCGCTGTCGTCCCTCCAGCCGGCGGTGGTCGACGTGCTGCGGCTCGGCACCCACCAAGTGCTGTCGATGCGCATTCCGACCCGGGCGGCGGTGGACAGCGCCGTGGACCTCGCCGGCACCGCGATCGGGGAGCGGGTGACCGGCCTGGTGAACGCCGTGCTGCGCAAGGTCGCCGCGGACAGCCTCGACGAGTGGGTCGACCGCCTGTCGGCCGGAACCACCGGGGTGGCCCACCTCGCGGTGCGGACCCATCATCCGCTGTGGATCGCGGAGACCTACGCCGATCTGCTCGGCGAGGAGGCCGCCGTCGCCCTCGAGGCCGACAATCTTGCCCCCCGTCCGACCCTGGTGGTCCGGCCCGGGCTGGCCGAGCGCGCCGAACTCGTCGCCGCCGGGGCGGTTGCCACCCGCTGGTCCCCGTACGGCGCCGTCGCGGACGGCAACCCGGCCGACTTCGCCGCGGTCCGGGAGGGCCGGGCGGGGGTGCAGGACGAGGGGTCCCAGCTGGTGGCGCTGGCACTGTCACGAGTGGAGGCCCCGGCCGGGCCGTGGCTGGACATGTGCGCCGGGCCGGGCGGGAAGGCCGCCCTGCTCACCGGGATCGCCCGGTCCCGGGGCGAGGACGTACTGGCGGCCGAGCTAGCCGAACACCGGGCTGGCCTGGTGGCGCAGGCACTGCGGGGCTACCGGCCGGCCGGCCGGGTGATCTGTGCCGACGGCACCCGGCCCGCCTGGCCGGCCCGCAGCTTCGCCCGGGTGATGCTCGACGCACCGTGCACCGGTCTGGGTGCGCTGCGTCGCCGGCCCGAATCCCGCTGGCGGCACCGCCCCGAGGACCTGGACGACCTGGTTCCGCTGCAGGCGCAGTTGCTCGTCAGCGCGATCCGGTCGACCCTGCCGGGTGGCGTGGTGGCGTACGTCACCTGCTCCCCGCACGCGTCGGAGACCGAGGACGTCGTGCAGACGGTCGTCGAGGAACTCGGCGATGACGGGATCGGCACCGAGGTGCTGGACGCACCATCATTCCTGCCAGAGGTGCCGGACTGCGCCCGCCCCGATCCGTGGGGAGGCGACCGGTTCGTCCAGTTGTGGCCGCACCGGCACGGGACCGATGCGATGTTTCTGGCGCTGCTACGGGTCGGGTGA
- a CDS encoding SMI1/KNR4 family protein — MELDELWTRIEVAHADASGLGPLRPGADASDIRWAEQSIGVTFPAALRASLLRHDGSEPGGWPGGQLLPVARIVEEHRSLRRFRELQRGHGLTVLAHPRDLVGARLWPGGWIPLVTDGEGRYEVVDTVPGPSGRVGQVITVKGTAVGDRVLPDAPAYLQRVLDDLLRSAGFGRL, encoded by the coding sequence ATGGAACTCGACGAACTGTGGACCCGCATCGAGGTGGCACATGCCGACGCGTCGGGACTGGGGCCGCTGCGCCCGGGGGCGGATGCCAGCGACATTCGCTGGGCCGAGCAGAGCATCGGCGTCACCTTCCCGGCGGCGCTGCGGGCCAGTCTGCTGCGGCATGACGGATCGGAGCCCGGCGGCTGGCCCGGCGGGCAACTGCTGCCGGTGGCCCGGATCGTCGAGGAGCACCGCAGCCTGCGCCGGTTCCGCGAGCTGCAGCGGGGTCACGGGCTGACCGTGCTGGCCCACCCGCGTGACCTGGTCGGCGCACGGCTGTGGCCCGGCGGCTGGATCCCGCTGGTCACCGACGGCGAGGGCCGCTACGAGGTGGTCGACACGGTGCCGGGGCCGTCCGGCCGGGTCGGGCAGGTGATCACCGTCAAGGGCACCGCGGTCGGTGACCGGGTGCTGCCCGACGCGCCGGCCTACCTGCAGCGGGTGCTGGACGACCTGCTGCGCTCGGCCGGGTTCGGCCGACTCTAG
- a CDS encoding sugar phosphate isomerase/epimerase → MTMNLGAYTACLHNYDLPEALDILAADGLTGAEVNAGGFIPSPHCPVDLLIGSPTARDDYLGVFTEHGMRLAGLNTSGNPLSPLPDTGPRHAYDLRRTIELAGKLGITDVVCMSGLPGSDPAARYPSWVVNPWDGTYLEVLEYQQTVVDPFWREMDLLAQDNGVKVALELHPHNHVFTPVGFLEFADRIGATNVGVNMDPSHLFWQGMDILASIRLLGSHIFHVHAKDTRIFPGVATRGVLDPSFGPVPEDPADRTPTGMAHFCSTWPSDPAWRFVAIGQGHDVAYWTEFLRAIHDIDPEMNVNIEHEDQSLGQLEGIELAARTLIAADAAR, encoded by the coding sequence ATGACCATGAACCTGGGCGCCTACACCGCCTGCCTGCACAACTACGACCTCCCCGAGGCCCTCGACATCCTGGCGGCCGACGGCCTGACCGGCGCCGAGGTCAACGCCGGCGGCTTCATCCCGTCACCCCACTGTCCGGTCGACCTGCTGATCGGCTCGCCGACAGCGCGGGACGACTATCTCGGTGTCTTCACCGAGCACGGCATGCGGCTGGCCGGTCTCAACACCTCCGGCAACCCGCTCAGCCCGCTGCCCGACACCGGGCCACGCCATGCGTACGACCTGCGCCGGACGATCGAGCTGGCCGGCAAGCTAGGGATCACCGATGTCGTCTGCATGTCCGGCCTACCGGGCTCCGACCCGGCCGCCCGCTACCCGTCCTGGGTGGTCAACCCCTGGGACGGCACCTACTTGGAGGTTCTCGAGTACCAGCAGACCGTGGTCGACCCGTTCTGGCGCGAGATGGACCTGCTCGCCCAGGACAACGGCGTCAAGGTGGCCCTGGAGCTCCATCCCCACAACCACGTCTTCACCCCGGTCGGTTTCCTGGAGTTCGCCGACCGGATCGGCGCCACCAACGTCGGCGTCAACATGGATCCCTCGCACCTCTTCTGGCAGGGGATGGACATCCTCGCCTCGATCCGGCTGCTCGGATCACACATCTTCCACGTCCACGCCAAGGACACCCGGATCTTCCCCGGCGTCGCCACCCGCGGTGTCCTCGACCCGAGCTTCGGCCCGGTTCCCGAGGACCCGGCGGACCGTACGCCCACCGGCATGGCCCACTTCTGCTCCACCTGGCCGAGCGATCCCGCCTGGCGGTTCGTCGCGATCGGGCAGGGGCACGACGTCGCGTACTGGACCGAGTTCCTGCGGGCGATCCACGACATCGACCCCGAGATGAACGTGAACATCGAGCACGAGGACCAGAGCCTCGGCCAGCTCGAGGGCATCGAACTCGCCGCCCGCACCCTGATCGCGGCCGACGCCGCCCGCTGA
- a CDS encoding sugar porter family MFS transporter, with amino-acid sequence MTETTKSVATDLPPLTPGRHQRRLDQITVIATFGGLLFGYDTGVINGALSSMKVELGIGPVGEGLVTASLLLGAAIGAVVGGRVADHVGRKPTIHWLAALFFLATLGTVFAPDLAVMVPARFALGLAVGAASSLVPVFLAELSPTERRGIISGRNEVAIVIGQLLAFTINAVIGLTLDHPSVWRLMLAVCAIPALALFFGMMRVPESPRWLVSRGRDEEALQVLLQVRPEDRARAELDAIRREHEAVAHLDRAGWKDLGIPWIRRLVIIGVGVGIAQQLPGHNSIMYYGTEVLTMAGFSANTALVANVANGILAVVGTSVCFLLIDRFPRRRLILIGFTLTTILHGLIATTGFLLPDGTTKAVVTLVLMVTFIGCMQCFLNMPMWVLMSELFPQRLRGFGMGISVFALWIMNTIITFLFPILVSRIHIQGTFLMFFVVGVIAWCWIRFMVPETSGRSLEDLEKAFSEGRFH; translated from the coding sequence ATGACTGAGACAACGAAGTCTGTCGCGACCGACCTTCCGCCGCTCACCCCCGGGCGGCACCAGAGACGACTCGACCAGATCACCGTCATCGCCACTTTCGGCGGACTGCTGTTCGGGTACGACACCGGCGTCATCAACGGCGCCCTGAGCTCCATGAAAGTCGAACTGGGCATCGGCCCGGTGGGCGAGGGCCTGGTAACGGCCTCGCTGCTCCTCGGCGCCGCGATCGGAGCGGTGGTCGGCGGACGTGTCGCCGACCATGTCGGTCGCAAGCCCACCATCCACTGGCTGGCGGCGCTGTTCTTCCTCGCCACGCTGGGGACGGTGTTCGCTCCCGATCTGGCCGTGATGGTGCCGGCGCGGTTCGCGCTCGGCCTGGCCGTCGGGGCCGCATCCTCGCTGGTGCCGGTCTTCCTGGCCGAGCTCTCCCCCACCGAACGCCGAGGAATCATCTCCGGGCGCAACGAGGTCGCCATCGTCATCGGGCAATTGCTCGCTTTCACCATCAACGCCGTCATCGGCCTGACGCTGGATCATCCGAGTGTCTGGCGACTGATGCTCGCCGTCTGCGCGATCCCCGCCCTGGCACTGTTCTTCGGCATGATGCGAGTGCCCGAGTCGCCCCGCTGGCTGGTGTCGAGGGGACGCGACGAGGAGGCCTTGCAGGTGCTCCTGCAGGTGCGCCCGGAGGACCGCGCCCGGGCCGAACTCGACGCGATCCGCCGCGAGCACGAAGCCGTCGCCCACCTGGACCGAGCGGGGTGGAAGGACCTCGGCATCCCGTGGATCCGCCGCCTGGTCATCATCGGCGTCGGGGTCGGCATCGCCCAGCAACTGCCGGGTCACAACTCCATCATGTACTACGGCACCGAGGTGCTGACGATGGCGGGCTTCTCCGCCAACACCGCCCTGGTGGCCAATGTCGCCAACGGCATCCTGGCCGTCGTCGGCACCTCGGTGTGCTTCCTGCTGATCGACCGCTTCCCGCGCCGCCGACTGATCCTGATCGGATTCACCCTCACCACGATCCTGCACGGGCTGATCGCCACCACCGGATTCCTGCTGCCCGACGGCACCACGAAGGCCGTCGTCACGCTGGTGCTGATGGTGACGTTCATCGGCTGCATGCAGTGCTTCCTGAACATGCCGATGTGGGTGCTGATGTCCGAGCTGTTCCCGCAGCGGTTGCGCGGCTTCGGGATGGGCATCTCGGTGTTCGCGCTGTGGATCATGAACACGATCATCACGTTCCTCTTCCCGATCCTGGTGTCGCGGATCCACATCCAGGGCACGTTCCTGATGTTCTTCGTCGTCGGGGTGATCGCATGGTGCTGGATCAGGTTCATGGTGCCGGAGACCTCCGGCCGGTCCCTCGAGGATCTCGAGAAGGCCTTCTCCGAGGGCCGGTTCCACTAG
- a CDS encoding PAC2 family protein — translation MTSASADSQRPAPVALVAFGGWGDAGDAASAVADHLLQTYPGEDLADLDEEDWFDYQTTRPLTALVDDEGAREVAWPAISIGLVHLPGVDVVTVTGPEPNLRWRTLTRTILQILQDAGVTRAVVLGSMLANTPHTRPFPVSGSPLSTEQARELGMEVSEYEGPTGITGVVTQALTEAGIDTTALWVAVPHYVSEPPQPKASLALARRVEALLDLRADWSSFVADTAAWENGVDELVRADEDIAQYVQMLESEKDATEEPEASGEAIAAEFERFLRRRDDKK, via the coding sequence ATGACGTCAGCCTCCGCCGATTCCCAGCGCCCCGCCCCCGTCGCCCTGGTGGCGTTCGGGGGCTGGGGAGACGCCGGCGACGCGGCCAGCGCGGTCGCCGATCACCTGCTGCAGACCTATCCGGGCGAGGACCTCGCCGACCTCGACGAGGAGGACTGGTTCGACTACCAGACCACCCGGCCGCTGACCGCGCTGGTCGACGACGAGGGCGCTCGTGAGGTGGCCTGGCCGGCGATCAGCATCGGGCTGGTCCATCTGCCGGGGGTCGACGTGGTCACGGTGACCGGTCCGGAGCCCAACCTGCGCTGGCGTACGTTGACCCGGACGATCCTGCAGATCCTGCAGGACGCCGGGGTGACCCGGGCGGTCGTCCTCGGCTCGATGCTGGCCAACACCCCGCACACCCGGCCGTTCCCGGTGTCCGGTTCACCGCTCAGCACCGAGCAGGCCCGCGAGCTCGGCATGGAGGTCTCCGAGTACGAGGGGCCGACGGGGATCACCGGCGTGGTGACGCAGGCGCTGACCGAGGCCGGCATCGACACCACCGCCCTGTGGGTCGCGGTGCCGCACTACGTCTCCGAGCCGCCGCAGCCGAAGGCCTCCCTCGCCCTCGCCCGCCGGGTGGAGGCGCTGCTCGATCTGCGGGCCGACTGGTCGTCCTTCGTCGCCGACACCGCCGCCTGGGAGAACGGTGTCGACGAGCTGGTCCGGGCCGACGAGGACATCGCCCAGTACGTCCAGATGCTCGAATCGGAGAAGGACGCCACCGAGGAGCCCGAGGCATCCGGGGAGGCCATCGCCGCCGAGTTCGAACGTTTCCTGCGTCGCCGCGACGACAAGAAGTGA
- the thrC gene encoding threonine synthase — translation MRYISTRGGAEPRTFSDILLEGLAPDGGLYLPEEYPHLTPEVLEKWRTVLAEQGYAALAVEVLRLFIDDIPAEDLRAVCERTYTAEAFGDPAVISIDDLGDDLLLEGLSHGPTLAFKDMAMQLLGSLFEYELGRRHQELNVLGATSGDTGSAAEYAMRGRAGIRVFMLSPKGRMSAFQRAQMYTLDDDNIHNIVVEGVFDDCQDLVKAVSADADFKREAHIGSVNSINWARLVAQVVYYVAGYLRVTTSGDQEVTFAVPTGNFGNICAGHIARQMGLPIRRLLLATNENNVLEEFFRTGVYRPRSADETVKTSSPSMDISKASNFERFVFDLVGRDPARVLDLFTAKLTRLGQFDLSDDPVFAQCTDWYGFRAGASSHADRLRTIREVWEDRGVLVDPHTADAVTVARRLQAPGERIVVLETAQPVKFAETIREALGRAPEVPAAYARLATLEQHVVELPADVAQLEAYIAGNIGDPD, via the coding sequence ATGCGATACATCTCCACCCGCGGCGGCGCCGAGCCGCGTACGTTCTCCGACATCCTGCTGGAGGGCCTGGCACCCGACGGCGGCCTCTACCTGCCGGAGGAGTACCCCCACCTGACCCCCGAGGTGCTGGAGAAGTGGCGTACGGTGCTGGCCGAGCAGGGCTACGCCGCGCTCGCCGTCGAGGTGTTGCGCCTTTTCATCGACGACATCCCGGCCGAGGACCTGCGGGCAGTCTGCGAGCGGACCTACACCGCCGAGGCGTTCGGCGATCCGGCGGTGATCTCGATCGACGACCTCGGCGACGACCTGCTGCTGGAGGGACTCTCGCACGGGCCGACGCTGGCGTTCAAGGACATGGCGATGCAGCTGCTCGGCTCGCTGTTCGAGTACGAGCTGGGGCGACGCCACCAGGAACTGAACGTGTTGGGTGCCACCAGTGGCGACACCGGCTCCGCGGCGGAGTACGCGATGCGCGGCCGGGCCGGGATCCGGGTGTTCATGCTGTCGCCGAAGGGCCGGATGAGCGCGTTCCAGCGGGCCCAGATGTACACCCTGGACGACGACAACATCCACAACATCGTCGTCGAGGGGGTGTTCGACGACTGCCAGGACCTGGTCAAGGCGGTCTCCGCCGACGCCGACTTCAAGCGCGAGGCCCACATCGGCTCAGTGAACTCGATCAACTGGGCCCGGCTGGTGGCGCAGGTGGTCTACTACGTCGCCGGCTACCTGCGGGTCACCACTTCCGGTGACCAGGAGGTGACCTTCGCGGTCCCGACCGGCAACTTCGGCAACATCTGCGCCGGTCACATCGCCCGCCAGATGGGCCTGCCGATCCGCCGGCTGCTGCTGGCCACCAACGAGAACAACGTGCTGGAGGAGTTCTTCCGCACCGGGGTGTACCGGCCGCGCAGCGCCGACGAGACGGTGAAGACGTCCAGCCCCTCGATGGACATCTCCAAGGCGTCCAACTTCGAGCGGTTCGTCTTCGACCTGGTCGGCCGTGACCCGGCGCGGGTGCTGGACCTGTTCACCGCGAAGCTCACCCGGCTGGGGCAGTTCGACCTCAGCGACGACCCGGTCTTCGCGCAGTGCACCGACTGGTACGGGTTCCGGGCCGGGGCGAGCAGCCATGCCGATCGGCTGCGGACGATCCGGGAGGTGTGGGAGGACCGCGGCGTCCTGGTCGACCCGCACACCGCCGACGCGGTGACCGTCGCCCGCCGGTTGCAGGCGCCGGGGGAGCGGATCGTGGTGCTGGAGACCGCCCAGCCGGTGAAGTTCGCCGAGACCATCCGGGAGGCGCTGGGCCGGGCTCCCGAGGTGCCGGCGGCGTACGCCCGGCTGGCCACCCTCGAGCAGCATGTGGTGGAACTGCCCGCCGACGTCGCCCAGCTCGAGGCCTACATCGCCGGCAACATCGGCGACCCGGACTAG
- a CDS encoding primosome assembly protein PriA (binding of PriA to forked DNA starts the assembly of the primosome, also possesses 3'-5' helicase activity), with translation MDEMVRLPVARVAVDMPLLHLDRLFDYRVTAAQAPTALPGVRVRVPFAGQQRDGFVVQRVDGDDLGPGTALQQLSELGRVVSGEQVLTEEIAGLVRAVADHWGGSFADVVRLAVPPRHAAAESAEPTHRPPLDARRAVAAAHPLCRYPAGAAFLDAVGRGGAPRAFWQVAPTPDPVGDWAAGLVAGAAAAVAAGRSAVLVVPDTHDVARLAEACRVAFSDSGFVTLTAESGPAARYRSFLAALRGQARVVIGTRGAVWAPVEDLGFLGVWDEGHDLLAEPRAPYPHIREVAALRAQRAGAALLLAGHGRSTEAHALLERGWLHPIALPGHDQREVSAVVRTPRDRPDQAGRLPHDAFDLIRAGLAAGPVLVQVPRSGYQVVVVCAQCRTHLRCPRCGGPLHGREDGLICGLCGARPEDWSCPECGSTRWRAPVVGAERTAEELGRAFPQVPVRQSHAGHVLDGIDDRSALVICTPGAEPPADGGYSAAVLLDADAPLLRADLRAAEEALRRWLHVCALVRPGEDGGSVLVIGAADHPAVQALIRLDPAGLAARELDDRREAGFPPAVRLIVVEGDRVGVEGIAGRLLPPDGAEVWGPAPVLETDGTLGDTWRLTVRAPLAEGAAAVHAVRDVQSLRTAHKDPGAVRIVVDPVRIG, from the coding sequence ATGGACGAGATGGTGCGGTTGCCGGTGGCCCGGGTGGCCGTCGACATGCCGTTGCTGCACCTCGACCGGTTGTTCGACTACCGGGTGACCGCGGCCCAGGCGCCGACCGCCCTGCCCGGCGTCCGGGTCCGGGTGCCGTTCGCCGGCCAGCAGCGGGATGGCTTCGTGGTGCAGCGGGTCGACGGGGATGACCTGGGCCCCGGCACCGCCCTGCAGCAACTCTCCGAGCTGGGGCGGGTGGTGTCGGGCGAGCAGGTGCTCACCGAGGAGATCGCCGGGCTGGTCCGCGCCGTGGCCGACCACTGGGGCGGCTCCTTCGCCGATGTCGTACGGCTGGCGGTGCCGCCCCGGCACGCCGCGGCGGAGTCCGCCGAGCCGACCCACCGCCCACCGCTGGACGCCCGCCGCGCCGTGGCCGCCGCCCATCCGCTCTGCCGCTACCCGGCCGGGGCGGCCTTCCTCGACGCGGTCGGCCGGGGCGGTGCGCCGCGGGCGTTCTGGCAGGTCGCCCCGACCCCGGATCCGGTCGGCGACTGGGCGGCCGGCCTGGTCGCCGGGGCCGCCGCTGCGGTCGCCGCCGGCCGCAGCGCCGTCCTCGTCGTCCCGGACACCCACGATGTCGCCCGGCTGGCGGAGGCCTGCCGGGTGGCGTTCTCCGACAGCGGTTTCGTCACGCTGACCGCCGAGTCCGGTCCGGCCGCGCGCTACCGCAGCTTCCTCGCCGCGCTGCGCGGCCAGGCCCGGGTGGTGATCGGCACCCGGGGCGCGGTCTGGGCGCCGGTCGAGGACCTCGGCTTCCTCGGGGTGTGGGATGAGGGTCACGACCTCCTCGCCGAGCCGCGCGCCCCCTACCCGCACATCCGGGAGGTCGCGGCGCTGCGGGCCCAGCGGGCCGGGGCGGCGCTGCTGCTCGCCGGCCACGGCCGCAGCACCGAGGCCCACGCGCTGCTGGAGCGGGGCTGGCTGCACCCGATCGCGCTGCCCGGCCATGACCAGCGTGAGGTGTCGGCCGTGGTGCGGACCCCCCGGGACCGGCCCGACCAGGCCGGTCGGCTGCCGCACGATGCGTTCGACCTGATCCGGGCCGGCCTTGCCGCCGGGCCGGTGTTGGTCCAGGTGCCGCGCAGCGGCTACCAGGTCGTGGTGGTCTGCGCGCAGTGTCGTACGCACCTGCGCTGCCCGCGGTGCGGAGGACCGCTGCACGGGCGCGAGGACGGTCTGATCTGCGGCCTGTGCGGCGCCCGGCCGGAGGACTGGAGCTGCCCGGAGTGCGGCTCGACCCGGTGGCGCGCCCCGGTGGTCGGCGCGGAGCGCACCGCCGAGGAGCTCGGCCGGGCGTTCCCACAGGTGCCGGTGCGCCAGTCCCACGCCGGGCACGTCCTGGACGGCATCGACGACCGCAGCGCCCTGGTGATCTGCACACCGGGGGCCGAGCCGCCGGCGGACGGTGGCTACAGCGCCGCCGTGCTGCTGGACGCCGACGCCCCGCTGCTCCGGGCAGATCTGCGGGCCGCCGAGGAGGCACTGCGCCGGTGGTTGCACGTCTGCGCCCTGGTCCGGCCGGGCGAGGACGGCGGCTCGGTGCTGGTGATCGGCGCCGCCGACCATCCGGCCGTGCAGGCCCTGATCCGGCTCGACCCGGCCGGCCTGGCGGCGCGGGAGCTCGACGATCGCCGGGAAGCGGGGTTTCCGCCGGCTGTCCGGCTGATCGTGGTGGAGGGCGACCGGGTCGGCGTGGAGGGGATCGCCGGCCGGCTGCTCCCGCCGGACGGCGCCGAGGTGTGGGGGCCGGCCCCGGTGCTGGAGACCGACGGCACGTTGGGCGACACCTGGCGGCTGACGGTGCGGGCGCCGCTGGCCGAGGGGGCGGCCGCGGTCCACGCCGTCCGTGACGTCCAGTCACTGCGGACCGCGCACAAGGACCCTGGGGCGGTCCGGATCGTCGTCGATCCGGTGCGGATCGGCTGA
- the fmt gene encoding methionyl-tRNA formyltransferase, giving the protein MRLVFAGTPDVALPSLDALVASHHEVVAVVTRPDARRGRGGALSPSPVAARAAELGIPVLKPARPRDPEFHDRLRELAPDCCPVVAYGALLPAALLDIPAQGWINLHFSLLPAYRGAAPVQAAILHGETETGAVTFRIVEALDAGPVCGTLRTPIGPRETAGDLLGRLAVSGAALLTETMDRIEDGSARFVEQSAEGGTYAAKLEAADAQLDWTAPVEQLDRRIRACTPAPGAWTTLDGQKFRVHEAVPTDRPSTSPGTVERDRHSVHVHTGTGQLELLRVQPAGKRAMAATDWARGLHADAIRFDR; this is encoded by the coding sequence GTGCGCCTCGTCTTCGCCGGTACCCCGGATGTCGCCCTGCCCAGTCTCGATGCCCTGGTCGCCTCGCACCACGAGGTCGTCGCGGTGGTGACCCGCCCCGACGCCCGCCGGGGCCGCGGCGGCGCGCTCAGCCCGAGCCCCGTGGCGGCGCGGGCCGCCGAGCTCGGCATCCCGGTGCTGAAGCCCGCCCGGCCGCGCGATCCGGAGTTCCACGACCGGCTGCGCGAGCTCGCCCCCGATTGCTGCCCCGTCGTCGCGTACGGGGCGCTGCTGCCGGCCGCACTGCTGGATATCCCGGCCCAGGGGTGGATCAACCTGCACTTCTCGCTGCTGCCCGCCTACCGCGGCGCGGCGCCGGTCCAGGCGGCGATCCTGCACGGCGAGACCGAGACGGGGGCGGTGACCTTCCGGATCGTCGAGGCGCTGGACGCCGGCCCGGTCTGTGGCACCCTGCGCACCCCGATCGGGCCACGGGAAACGGCGGGCGACCTGCTCGGCCGGCTGGCGGTGTCCGGGGCCGCGTTGCTGACCGAGACGATGGACCGGATCGAGGACGGCTCCGCCCGATTCGTCGAGCAGTCTGCCGAGGGCGGGACGTACGCCGCCAAGCTGGAGGCCGCGGACGCCCAACTCGACTGGACCGCCCCGGTCGAGCAGCTCGACCGCCGGATCCGGGCCTGCACCCCTGCGCCGGGGGCCTGGACGACCCTCGACGGGCAGAAGTTCCGGGTGCACGAGGCGGTCCCCACCGACCGGCCCTCCACCAGCCCGGGGACCGTCGAACGGGACCGGCACAGCGTGCACGTCCACACCGGCACCGGACAGCTCGAGCTGCTCCGCGTCCAGCCCGCCGGCAAACGGGCGATGGCGGCCACGGACTGGGCCCGCGGGCTGCACGCCGACGCCATCCGGTTCGACCGGTGA